A single genomic interval of Pieris brassicae chromosome 14, ilPieBrab1.1, whole genome shotgun sequence harbors:
- the LOC123718237 gene encoding RNA-binding protein Musashi homolog Rbp6-like isoform X3 encodes MLFENPNAKLFPAFNIPPPVRLSGALGGLEMVDGELAAHVLSAQAAAHAAATAAAHQQQQQIAVQQIKNSPSSGRSTPVATNTGTTSPSPSKLFVGGLSWQTSSEKLREYFAMFGAVTDVLIMKDPVTQRSRGFGFITFQEASSVDKVLAVPVHTLDGKRIDPKHATPKSAPKPTKTKKIFVGGVGQDTSAEEVRAYFSQFGLVEDAVMLMDQQTKRHRGFGFVTFHSEEAVERVCDIHFHTIKNKKVECKRAQPKEAVAATPLALGKRLVLRPGRGLVYAGGVGAVPTVGAHAYRYAPYALPSGATAATALVAPPAPAPAPALPQFGAAYSLAGVDMSSFQGVDWSAMYGVPMYI; translated from the exons AATTGGCAGCTCATGTGCTGAGCGCGCAGGCTGCCGCCCATGCTGCGGCTACGGCTGCTGCTCATCAGCAGCAACAACAGATCGCTGTTCAACAAATAA AAAACTCGCCGTCATCGGGCCGGTCAACGCCCGTTGCTACAAACACTGGTACCACATCACCGTCGCCGAGTAAACTGTTTGTCGGGGGGCTAAGCTGGCAGACCAGCTCTGAGAAGCTCCGGGAATACTTTGCTATGTTTGGAGCTGTCACAGATGTTCTCATCATGAAAGATCCTGTCACACAG CGTTCGCGCGGCTTCGGTTTCATCACATTTCAGGAGGCCTCATCCGTAGACAAAGTCCTCGCCGTGCCGGTGCACACTCTGGACGGGAAACGCATCGACCCAAAACACGCCACGCCCAAATCTGCCCCGAAACCgactaaaacaaaaaagatatTCGTGGGCGGCGTCGGGCAAGACACTTCCGCGGAGGAGGTCCGCGCTTATTTCTCCCAATTCGGGCTCGTCGAAGACGCGGTCATGCTCATGGACCAGCAGACGAAGCGCCATCGCGGCTTCGGGTTCGTCACTTTCCATTCCGAGGAGGCGGTCGAGCGCGTCTGCGACATTCACTTCCACACGATTAAGAACAAAAAGGTGGAGTGTAAGCGCGCGCAGCCGAAAGAAGCGGTGGCCGCCACGCCTCTGGCCCTCGGCAAGAGATTGGTCCTCCGGCCCGGGCGCGGTCTGGTGTACGCGGGCGGCGTGGGCGCCGTGCCCACCGTGGGCGCTCACGCCTACCGCTACGCTCCGTACGCTCTGCCCTCCGGCGCCACCGCGGCCACGGCTCTCGTGGCTCCGCCGGCGCCGGCCCCGGCCCCCGCCCTGCCGCAGTTCGGCGCCGCGTACTCCCTGGCCGGCGTCGACATGTCGTCCTTCCAGGGCGTCGACTGGAGCGCGATGTACGGAGTGCCCATGTACATCTAA
- the LOC123718204 gene encoding LOW QUALITY PROTEIN: NADH-ubiquinone oxidoreductase chain 5-like (The sequence of the model RefSeq protein was modified relative to this genomic sequence to represent the inferred CDS: inserted 1 base in 1 codon; deleted 1 base in 1 codon), with the protein MDRHSEEIPIVSPSRRLIGALVTAGVYLLIRFNSLLIGTEFLKILLLISGLKIFTAGISAFYEFDLKKIIALSTLRQLGLIMRILRIGFRDLAFFHLLTHAIFKDLLFICAGIXHMINDNQDIRYIGGLSIYIPITSHCFNISNLSLCGIPFLSGFYSNLVLEMVRVRTVLYHDRAMNVPLIVFYSVRLSLYLIVNEFNLFRVYNLYDEDYTILKRMILLLFIRVTGRFLSLFIFSYPHIIFVPIYLIIVLYVRFFGFERAGEMWREIYIQ; encoded by the exons gtttatttattaattcggTTTAATTCTTTATTGATTGGaacagaatttttaaaaatattactattaatatcaggattaaaaatatttacagctGGAATTTCAGCCTTTTATGAGTTTGATTTGAAGAAAATTATTGCATTGTCAACTTTAAGGCAATTAGGGTTAATAATGAGAATTTTAAGAATAGGATTTAGAGATTTggcattttttcatttattaactcatgctatatttaaagatttattatttatatgtgctGGAA ATCATATGATAAATGATAATCAAGATATTCGCTATATAGGTGGGTTAAGCATTTATATTCCTATAACTTctcattgttttaatatttctaatttatcTTTATGTGGGATTCCATTTTTATCTggtttttattctaatttagTCTTAGAAATGGTTAGAGTAAGAACCGTATTATACCATGACCGTGCTATGAACGT AcctttaattgtattttattcagttcgtctttcattgtatttgatagtaaatgaatttaatttatttagagtttataatttatatgatgaagattatacaatattaaagagaatgattttacttttatttataagagtgACAGGGAGATTTTtgagtttgtttatttttagttatcctcatataatt tttgtaccaatttatttaattatagtattatatgTGAGATTTTTTGGCTTTGAACGAGCGGGAGAGATGTGGAGAGAAATTTACATTCAATGA
- the LOC123718237 gene encoding RNA-binding protein Musashi homolog 1-like isoform X5, with protein MVDGELAAHVLSAQAAAHAAATAAAHQQQQQIAVQQIIRCNNETVLPPSENSPSSGRSTPVATNTGTTSPSPSKLFVGGLSWQTSSEKLREYFAMFGAVTDVLIMKDPVTQRSRGFGFITFQEASSVDKVLAVPVHTLDGKRIDPKHATPKSAPKPTKTKKIFVGGVGQDTSAEEVRAYFSQFGLVEDAVMLMDQQTKRHRGFGFVTFHSEEAVERVCDIHFHTIKNKKVECKRAQPKEAVAATPLALGKRLVLRPGRGLVYAGGVGAVPTVGAHAYRYAPYALPSGATAATALVAPPAPAPAPALPQFGAAYSLAGVDMSSFQGVDWSAMYGVPMYI; from the exons AATTGGCAGCTCATGTGCTGAGCGCGCAGGCTGCCGCCCATGCTGCGGCTACGGCTGCTGCTCATCAGCAGCAACAACAGATCGCTGTTCAACAAATAA TCAGGTGTAACAATGAGACAGTTCTTCCACCTTCAGAAAACTCGCCGTCATCGGGCCGGTCAACGCCCGTTGCTACAAACACTGGTACCACATCACCGTCGCCGAGTAAACTGTTTGTCGGGGGGCTAAGCTGGCAGACCAGCTCTGAGAAGCTCCGGGAATACTTTGCTATGTTTGGAGCTGTCACAGATGTTCTCATCATGAAAGATCCTGTCACACAG CGTTCGCGCGGCTTCGGTTTCATCACATTTCAGGAGGCCTCATCCGTAGACAAAGTCCTCGCCGTGCCGGTGCACACTCTGGACGGGAAACGCATCGACCCAAAACACGCCACGCCCAAATCTGCCCCGAAACCgactaaaacaaaaaagatatTCGTGGGCGGCGTCGGGCAAGACACTTCCGCGGAGGAGGTCCGCGCTTATTTCTCCCAATTCGGGCTCGTCGAAGACGCGGTCATGCTCATGGACCAGCAGACGAAGCGCCATCGCGGCTTCGGGTTCGTCACTTTCCATTCCGAGGAGGCGGTCGAGCGCGTCTGCGACATTCACTTCCACACGATTAAGAACAAAAAGGTGGAGTGTAAGCGCGCGCAGCCGAAAGAAGCGGTGGCCGCCACGCCTCTGGCCCTCGGCAAGAGATTGGTCCTCCGGCCCGGGCGCGGTCTGGTGTACGCGGGCGGCGTGGGCGCCGTGCCCACCGTGGGCGCTCACGCCTACCGCTACGCTCCGTACGCTCTGCCCTCCGGCGCCACCGCGGCCACGGCTCTCGTGGCTCCGCCGGCGCCGGCCCCGGCCCCCGCCCTGCCGCAGTTCGGCGCCGCGTACTCCCTGGCCGGCGTCGACATGTCGTCCTTCCAGGGCGTCGACTGGAGCGCGATGTACGGAGTGCCCATGTACATCTAA
- the LOC123718237 gene encoding RNA-binding protein Musashi homolog 2-like isoform X1 — protein sequence MLFENPNAKLFPAFNIPPPVRLSGALGGLEMVDGELAAHVLSAQAAAHAAATAAAHQQQQQIAVQQIIRCNNETVLPPSENSPSSGRSTPVATNTGTTSPSPSKLFVGGLSWQTSSEKLREYFAMFGAVTDVLIMKDPVTQRSRGFGFITFQEASSVDKVLAVPVHTLDGKRIDPKHATPKSAPKPTKTKKIFVGGVGQDTSAEEVRAYFSQFGLVEDAVMLMDQQTKRHRGFGFVTFHSEEAVERVCDIHFHTIKNKKVECKRAQPKEAVAATPLALGKRLVLRPGRGLVYAGGVGAVPTVGAHAYRYAPYALPSGATAATALVAPPAPAPAPALPQFGAAYSLAGVDMSSFQGVDWSAMYGVPMYI from the exons AATTGGCAGCTCATGTGCTGAGCGCGCAGGCTGCCGCCCATGCTGCGGCTACGGCTGCTGCTCATCAGCAGCAACAACAGATCGCTGTTCAACAAATAA TCAGGTGTAACAATGAGACAGTTCTTCCACCTTCAGAAAACTCGCCGTCATCGGGCCGGTCAACGCCCGTTGCTACAAACACTGGTACCACATCACCGTCGCCGAGTAAACTGTTTGTCGGGGGGCTAAGCTGGCAGACCAGCTCTGAGAAGCTCCGGGAATACTTTGCTATGTTTGGAGCTGTCACAGATGTTCTCATCATGAAAGATCCTGTCACACAG CGTTCGCGCGGCTTCGGTTTCATCACATTTCAGGAGGCCTCATCCGTAGACAAAGTCCTCGCCGTGCCGGTGCACACTCTGGACGGGAAACGCATCGACCCAAAACACGCCACGCCCAAATCTGCCCCGAAACCgactaaaacaaaaaagatatTCGTGGGCGGCGTCGGGCAAGACACTTCCGCGGAGGAGGTCCGCGCTTATTTCTCCCAATTCGGGCTCGTCGAAGACGCGGTCATGCTCATGGACCAGCAGACGAAGCGCCATCGCGGCTTCGGGTTCGTCACTTTCCATTCCGAGGAGGCGGTCGAGCGCGTCTGCGACATTCACTTCCACACGATTAAGAACAAAAAGGTGGAGTGTAAGCGCGCGCAGCCGAAAGAAGCGGTGGCCGCCACGCCTCTGGCCCTCGGCAAGAGATTGGTCCTCCGGCCCGGGCGCGGTCTGGTGTACGCGGGCGGCGTGGGCGCCGTGCCCACCGTGGGCGCTCACGCCTACCGCTACGCTCCGTACGCTCTGCCCTCCGGCGCCACCGCGGCCACGGCTCTCGTGGCTCCGCCGGCGCCGGCCCCGGCCCCCGCCCTGCCGCAGTTCGGCGCCGCGTACTCCCTGGCCGGCGTCGACATGTCGTCCTTCCAGGGCGTCGACTGGAGCGCGATGTACGGAGTGCCCATGTACATCTAA
- the LOC123718237 gene encoding RNA-binding protein Musashi homolog 1-like isoform X4 has translation MNAFYWIGALGGLEMVDGELAAHVLSAQAAAHAAATAAAHQQQQQIAVQQIIRCNNETVLPPSENSPSSGRSTPVATNTGTTSPSPSKLFVGGLSWQTSSEKLREYFAMFGAVTDVLIMKDPVTQRSRGFGFITFQEASSVDKVLAVPVHTLDGKRIDPKHATPKSAPKPTKTKKIFVGGVGQDTSAEEVRAYFSQFGLVEDAVMLMDQQTKRHRGFGFVTFHSEEAVERVCDIHFHTIKNKKVECKRAQPKEAVAATPLALGKRLVLRPGRGLVYAGGVGAVPTVGAHAYRYAPYALPSGATAATALVAPPAPAPAPALPQFGAAYSLAGVDMSSFQGVDWSAMYGVPMYI, from the exons AATTGGCAGCTCATGTGCTGAGCGCGCAGGCTGCCGCCCATGCTGCGGCTACGGCTGCTGCTCATCAGCAGCAACAACAGATCGCTGTTCAACAAATAA TCAGGTGTAACAATGAGACAGTTCTTCCACCTTCAGAAAACTCGCCGTCATCGGGCCGGTCAACGCCCGTTGCTACAAACACTGGTACCACATCACCGTCGCCGAGTAAACTGTTTGTCGGGGGGCTAAGCTGGCAGACCAGCTCTGAGAAGCTCCGGGAATACTTTGCTATGTTTGGAGCTGTCACAGATGTTCTCATCATGAAAGATCCTGTCACACAG CGTTCGCGCGGCTTCGGTTTCATCACATTTCAGGAGGCCTCATCCGTAGACAAAGTCCTCGCCGTGCCGGTGCACACTCTGGACGGGAAACGCATCGACCCAAAACACGCCACGCCCAAATCTGCCCCGAAACCgactaaaacaaaaaagatatTCGTGGGCGGCGTCGGGCAAGACACTTCCGCGGAGGAGGTCCGCGCTTATTTCTCCCAATTCGGGCTCGTCGAAGACGCGGTCATGCTCATGGACCAGCAGACGAAGCGCCATCGCGGCTTCGGGTTCGTCACTTTCCATTCCGAGGAGGCGGTCGAGCGCGTCTGCGACATTCACTTCCACACGATTAAGAACAAAAAGGTGGAGTGTAAGCGCGCGCAGCCGAAAGAAGCGGTGGCCGCCACGCCTCTGGCCCTCGGCAAGAGATTGGTCCTCCGGCCCGGGCGCGGTCTGGTGTACGCGGGCGGCGTGGGCGCCGTGCCCACCGTGGGCGCTCACGCCTACCGCTACGCTCCGTACGCTCTGCCCTCCGGCGCCACCGCGGCCACGGCTCTCGTGGCTCCGCCGGCGCCGGCCCCGGCCCCCGCCCTGCCGCAGTTCGGCGCCGCGTACTCCCTGGCCGGCGTCGACATGTCGTCCTTCCAGGGCGTCGACTGGAGCGCGATGTACGGAGTGCCCATGTACATCTAA
- the LOC123718237 gene encoding RNA-binding protein Musashi homolog 2-like isoform X2 has protein sequence MLFENPNAKLFPAFNIPPPVRLSGALGGLEMVDGELAAHVLSAQAAAHAAATAAAHQQQQQIAVQQIILPPSENSPSSGRSTPVATNTGTTSPSPSKLFVGGLSWQTSSEKLREYFAMFGAVTDVLIMKDPVTQRSRGFGFITFQEASSVDKVLAVPVHTLDGKRIDPKHATPKSAPKPTKTKKIFVGGVGQDTSAEEVRAYFSQFGLVEDAVMLMDQQTKRHRGFGFVTFHSEEAVERVCDIHFHTIKNKKVECKRAQPKEAVAATPLALGKRLVLRPGRGLVYAGGVGAVPTVGAHAYRYAPYALPSGATAATALVAPPAPAPAPALPQFGAAYSLAGVDMSSFQGVDWSAMYGVPMYI, from the exons AATTGGCAGCTCATGTGCTGAGCGCGCAGGCTGCCGCCCATGCTGCGGCTACGGCTGCTGCTCATCAGCAGCAACAACAGATCGCTGTTCAACAAATAA TTCTTCCACCTTCAGAAAACTCGCCGTCATCGGGCCGGTCAACGCCCGTTGCTACAAACACTGGTACCACATCACCGTCGCCGAGTAAACTGTTTGTCGGGGGGCTAAGCTGGCAGACCAGCTCTGAGAAGCTCCGGGAATACTTTGCTATGTTTGGAGCTGTCACAGATGTTCTCATCATGAAAGATCCTGTCACACAG CGTTCGCGCGGCTTCGGTTTCATCACATTTCAGGAGGCCTCATCCGTAGACAAAGTCCTCGCCGTGCCGGTGCACACTCTGGACGGGAAACGCATCGACCCAAAACACGCCACGCCCAAATCTGCCCCGAAACCgactaaaacaaaaaagatatTCGTGGGCGGCGTCGGGCAAGACACTTCCGCGGAGGAGGTCCGCGCTTATTTCTCCCAATTCGGGCTCGTCGAAGACGCGGTCATGCTCATGGACCAGCAGACGAAGCGCCATCGCGGCTTCGGGTTCGTCACTTTCCATTCCGAGGAGGCGGTCGAGCGCGTCTGCGACATTCACTTCCACACGATTAAGAACAAAAAGGTGGAGTGTAAGCGCGCGCAGCCGAAAGAAGCGGTGGCCGCCACGCCTCTGGCCCTCGGCAAGAGATTGGTCCTCCGGCCCGGGCGCGGTCTGGTGTACGCGGGCGGCGTGGGCGCCGTGCCCACCGTGGGCGCTCACGCCTACCGCTACGCTCCGTACGCTCTGCCCTCCGGCGCCACCGCGGCCACGGCTCTCGTGGCTCCGCCGGCGCCGGCCCCGGCCCCCGCCCTGCCGCAGTTCGGCGCCGCGTACTCCCTGGCCGGCGTCGACATGTCGTCCTTCCAGGGCGTCGACTGGAGCGCGATGTACGGAGTGCCCATGTACATCTAA